The region aGTAGCTCAAGTTCAACCTGTTCAAGCTGTTAATTGTGAGATCTTTGGGGGACCCCGTTTTTTCATACAGTGTGTTGCAACCGCgcaacaaattgaagagataaaatttCTGAAGCAGAACAACCCTTATTCTAACACTTATAATCCAAGCaggaagaatcatccaaatttctcctggaaagatcagcAAGGGAATGTTCAAAAGCAGGGTCCTATTCAATATCAGAACCAACCataacaatatcaacaacaacaacaatatccTTCACAACAACAGCAGTATCAGCAACAAGCCCCCAAAAGGTAGATTGGGAGCTTGTCATTGAAAAGATGGTAGCTCAAAATTCCTagttccaagaagaaacaagaaGTAATCAGAGGGACACCACTGCTTCTATCAAAAATATTGAAGTTCAGATGGGCCAGATAACACAATAACTCACAATCAAGCTCAAGGCACTCTTCCGAGTGCCACAATACAAAATTCGAGACatcatgagaatgttaatgttgtCACAACAAGAAGTCAGAAATTTGCTAAAGATGAAGAAGATAAGGCAACAAAGTATGACCATTACATAGAGGTAGATCTAGAAGTGAGGGAAAataagaaagaagaagaagaagtgatACCACCAGTAAAGCCAATTGAAgagaaaagtaaaaaaaaaggCTAAACTTGCGATTAAGTTACCCTACCCTtagagagtgacaaagaaggatcCAAAAGAGACAGACTTTGAGAAGTTCATCACAATGTTTAAAAATATAGAGAGCAATATTCCTTTCTTTGAAGCGCTCGAGCAAATACCCGTGTACACAAAATTCATGAAAGAGGTCATCGTTAAAAAGAGACCAATAGGAGATGGGTCGACAACCTTGAATGAAAAAGGTAGTGAAATATCACCAGGTAGGAGAATTCCAAACAATCAGAAGGATCCTGGAGATGTCACAGTCCCATGCACAATAAAAGACATAACTTTCAAGAAGGTAGTAATTGATTCAGGAGCCAGTGTGAGTCTGATGCCATTGTCAATCTATCAAAGGCTTGGTATTGGAAATATCAGTGATACAAGGACAAATCTAAAATTTGCAGATCACTCCATAAAGAATGCATATGGGATAACAGAGGATGTACTAGTGACAATAGAGGAATTTAGTTTTCTTGTTGATTTTGTGATCATAGACATACCTGAGGATGAAGAGACACCTATCATTCTTGGTCGATCATTTCTGCGGGCAAGTCGATGTAATTTCGACATAGACCATGGTACACTAACTTTAAAagtttatgatgatgaaataacaTTGAATGTTATTGAAAACATGAAGCTAGAAGTGGAAAAAGAATATCACTATCAAGTAGGCATGATCAGGATAGACGTGAAAGGCCATATCAACGGGTCTCACCTCCATTAGCAACGCCGAGTGGAAAAACTTCTAATTGCATTCCAAAAGCCATGAGAAAGAAGAGAACGCGAAATCAAGGTAAGGATACATAAGTTAGAGAGGACTTGTGGCACAAAGGAATCCATACCTCCGAAAAATACGGTTTCTTAGTTTTGGAAAAGAAGTGCAACAAGGTGTGGAAACTAAAGTACCCCCCATAACAGGGGAAATAATGCGTCAAACTAATGACGATAAAGGAGCACTGCTTAGGAGGCAATCCAAGGAAAGTATTCgtaatttttatttttagtttCAATTTTGTATTAATTTCTGAGTTTTGTTTGCTTTAAGTGGTTCATTTTCTGATTGTTTACTTTCATCTAGTAATATGATAATTGTAGCTTTAGTGGTTGTGTGAAAAGTACTCAAACTGAAGGCATGTGCATCCTCTATGCAAGTTAACTCGCCaagataatttttttttatataccTCTAAATGATATGATTGGTTTAGTTGAGTTGGACTGAAAGTTTAGTAGGTTTATCACAACTGATTGAGAAGCCATATCGAGCAAGAGATGTTGTGGAGGTTGTCAGCTCTACCCAACATGGTGAGAGCAGAAAAAGCCAAACACAATATACATTATAAGAGAGCATTTAGGTATGTCTTTATCATTCATAACTTGCATACATTCTTTTCTGATTTCGGTTGCATGATTACATACATTGAGGCACGTTTTTTTCTACCCatgagcctttctagccatccttTTCATTATTATTCattgttaaccccatttgagcctttaaccatttatttgttttaaaaaacCACATAATATTAACCCATGGCCCAAACACTCCCCCACCATGTTCAGAGTATTTTTGTGAGTTATCAAATCCATGTCCATTCTAAGTTTAGGGTTGCTGTTGGGATaacaacctttaagtttggggtagaTGTGCTTAGTACAAATGAGGGCACCTGATGATTGAGAAAAAGAAAgatgaaaatttgaaaaattaaattgaaatgAATAATAGAAAAATAATCATCAAGGCACTTGAAAGAAGGAGAAGTCAACAGatattgaaaataaagacaaatCCAAAAGTTAAATCCTCGATAACAGTTAATCCATTAGAATAAGCATAATGAAGATAACGATCGTATTGACTTTGAACCTTAGCCTACTTTTCCAAAATTATCCTACCTTAACCCTAGCCCCGTTACAACCATAAAGACCTCAAATAGTGTGTGTTTCACGCACCTCGACATCAAAAGAGAATTTATTCAAGCATATGATATGGTATTGCGTACTATGAATTTTGAGTGTAAAACACATTAACACCCGAGAtatttggtgagagtgtgaatTGAGCTGACAGGTGAAACAATACTTTCAAGTGAAAGTGTGGTCAATCAATCGACCTCGGTAATCCTGCAAAAACCAAAGGTATCAACAAATGAGGGTCATAGAAGATCTTAGAGGTATGATGGTATGCGAAAAGTTTTTTTTCTCATTTGAGAGTGACATGAGTCTTTGTACTTAAAGTTGCTTGAGGACAACCAACAAGCTAAGTTTGAGGTTGTGATCATTCACCATTTGTGCTATAGTTATTATGATTTTAACAGGTGAAAGTAGAGGAGTTATATTCATTTTTCATATAGTTTAAGTGGTTTTTACACTTCCTTTTACCGTTAATGTCATTTAATCGTTTCACTGTTTTTCATCAATTTATTTCCATTTTCCGCATTTTATGCTTAGGTTGTGTGTTTTTACTATTTTCAGGTTCAAACAAATCTTCAAGTACGATCAGATGCAGAAACCAAGGAGAATCGCGATAAATCGGAGAAGTTTTCCCATGCTCCAGTAGGCTtgctacggccacccgtagcacctaCTACAGGCCGTAGTAGAGATGTCAGGAACAAAAGCCAAAATCCATAAGAAACAGTGGTCTGCTATgtgttagttgtaaatttacgtgtcgggtttttgttatcgtatccacagggattgtaagatatcaccgccgttcgatggttgtattaattctaactcaatgtaacaataaggttttggttggttgtcacgttatcttgcataaaaaggtaataaattgcggtaaaagttatggtttgaataaatgagaaatattgccaaagttagggttcgatgatcactttgcatgtatttgttcggtcaacaatcttataaactcctttagatgataaatcatttcacaaagtcctcccaacatgtttctctcgaacacacattgtgagttttcccattttgatccattgtttctctcgaacacaatctatcaaaatgacaactttttggttcaaccttatagtgaacaaaatcattcattactatctctagctaacaaacaagattggatgaaaacctaggtcaagagttggtaaacatctctcgatcataaaccaacacaaagagttttaaatagaaacaaagttttcatcatatattcaccattaaagagtttacacatgaagatccttacatttacacacaaagctagtaatcacctacatctaaccttgacaaatggaggacttagctactcattttcatggtagcttggtcgacaagtttcggaagaaggttgatcaacatccaagtcggataatcgatattggatgggaatccaccttctttttgtagaagatggttacaagatgaagagaaaatgaaaactagggcataaaagctcctaagaacaatgctgtaaaaatatctaacaaaagtacaaaagtggaaaaatgctATAAAAACTAGGTATGatgctcaaaagtggcacctgctacttatagagtagtactgggctgtcatgctcgctaggcgagcagaaaggctcgcctagcgagggtctaattgtggcaccaaaggcacctgcgcccagagaaaacagactaactcaaactgtcatgttcgcctagcgaacacaccttcgcctagcgaaggacacgcttcaaccttcgccccagcgaggttgagaggttttgctactggaatgctcgctggggactcgctagagcttcgcctagcgagtgagtgctggctgcgcttttcaccaaaactgaacgaactcgctaccaccttcgctatcagctcgcctggcgaatttattgacattttactagagcttttcgctgggcgctcgcctagcgagcatgctgatgaatgcttgttttctttggttcctttgccaattttcttgtgtcttcattttcaattatttcatgccttcttcctgcacaataacacacaaatcaaaggcaccaagctcgtttatcaatgtaatgcatttcatctaaaacaaaggtgattttgaaaatttagcaaggaaatagagtgaaagatacccttaattgatggctcaaataagcacttttgggtatctaacactatgccacccgtagcacctgctaTGGGTCGTAACAGACGTAACCCCCAGGATCAGTGGCCTACTACGGCCACCCGTAGCTCCTTCTACTGGTCGTAGCAGATAAAAACCTCCAGTTTCAGTTGACAAGCTAAGTCTAGTGGTCTGTTACGACCATCTGTAGCACCTGTTACGACCGTAGCAGGCAGACATGTGATTTTCGTAAACTTTCCTTTTTAGGCCAGATTTGGAAATTATTGTGAATTGGGCTATTTTCAGACCTGATCTTATTGTCCAGAAACATTTTATTGACTAGGAGAATCTAAAAAAGGGGTATTTCTCTATTTAAAGGAGATTACTATCACATTTGAGGGGACTTCTTTTGGAACGACAAAAATACAAAGAGAAATATTGAAGAACACATAAGCTTTGGTGGAAGGCAAATTTTCATGAACGGAAGCGATTGAAGATTCAATTTCGTCTCAGTATCTGTAAAGTCTAaattttgtattttattttcattgaatattatgagtagctaaaccccccaatgctaggggaTGTCCGTGATTTGAATATGGAATAACTATGATTTTATATTTGCAATAACAATGTTGTTTTCCATAATTAATTTATTCTCTTGTTGTTCTTAATGCCTGCTCTGTCGGACAAACGAGTTTGACTTACGGTTAACGATTATGCTGGATCGCCATTGTTAATGCCTTGCTTGAGATTATTCTATAGTAGATATTACCTAGAAATAGGGATACCCTATAGAAACCAGAATATTCTTGATAATTGAATGCTTAATTTCCTTTGAATTCTCTATGGACATATGCATTAGGATGgatgattaaaggttttctcactaaTGACTTAGGAGGAAACACCCTAAAGATCCGataattaattaattgatatttgttgttgCAATATTGATTCAGAGTTGTTACATGAATAAATCACACACCCTCCATAGCATACTACTCATATATGTTTTAACCGTTCACCTActttattaattttattttcaattGCTTTCATAATTTCACCAAACTATCCTAAAAACCCAAGCTTTTATTTAGTAGAAATTAAGCTCGAACTatgtatcgtcaagcagtccttgagatcgatactaTGGATTTTccctttttattactacattggcaGATTAGTACACTTGCTAATTTACCAATCAATTCCCTTCCTACAGCATGTGCATATTGCACTTCGTCATTATCTTTTTCTCTTGAATCCTTCTTTCTTCGACAATCTCGAACATAATAACCAAATCcttgacaattgtaacactgcACCTCCTTCATGTCAACTTTCTTTCTTGGATACTTATTGCTTGTGACTTTCTTGGTTGAATCAGAGTGATTATTTGAATTCTTGCTTAACTTCTCATCATTTTCAAGATCCTTTCTCTATTATGCCTTTTCTTTTCCAGACTTCCTGATGAATCTTGCATGTAATGTTTGCTCATCCACCTTCCCCCTTTCTGAGTTCCTCTACTTCAGCATCATCTCCCGAGCCTCCAATGAAGCTTGAAGTTCTTCTAACTTCATCTCATTTAGGTTCTTGAATTCTTCATTAGACACTATAATATGATCAAAATTTGAAGTCAGAGATCTCAACACTTTCTCAATCTTCTACAAATCATTGATCGATTCACCACACACCTTCATCTGGTTCGTGAGTAACACCAATCTTGAGAAGAGATCAGTAACCGATTCATCTTATTTCATTTGTGTTATCTCAAACTGCTTTTGTATCGTCTACAACTTCACCCTCTTCGGTTTTTCATCTCTGCCGTATAAGTTCTTCAACTTGTCTTATGCTCCTTTGGATGTTTCTTCTCCAATATCTTCTCGAACACGTTGGGATTCACACATTGATAAATCAAGAAAATAGATTTTTTGTCTTTCTTCCTTTGTTCCTTGTGTGCAGCCTTCTGAACATCATTTGCATTCACTTCCAATGCAGGTACTCCATCACTCATGATTTCAGCCACATCTTAAAACCCAAAGATGGCATTTATTTGCGTGATCCATCACTCATGATTTCAGATTTAAACAAAGGGGAAGAATGAAGATGAACATGCATCAATCGTGATTTCCCAATTATTGATACGAATCCAACTTTTGATCTTCAAGAAGCACCATCTCCTGTTGTTTTCTAAGTTTCTATCTCTCTAAAATGTATTAACTCACAAAGTAACAACTgaaatttatttataaaaaacaaaaagTTACAGACCGCACTAAGCCCCAAATTTGGCGCTCAACGCCAAATCCAGAAAAACACATTAAACCGCCTTAAATGGCGCTTAGCGCAGGAAAATGATGCTTAGCGCGCTAGCCCTTGCCTCAGAAACTCCAAGCACGTTTTGAGCGCGCTAATCCCCACCTGAAGCTTTGATTTCTTTCAAAATTTGCATGTTGAAGCTATTTCTTTCGCTTTTTATGTCCAAAGCTCCTCCAATGCAAACATGTCTACAAAATGAGTTGCAAATGATTAATCTACATAATATTTACACATAAGTTGAGGTTTTGACTCGTGAATCAAAAGAATCAATCTAATAAGTGTCATTTTTTCATGCATAAATTCACCATATTTTGGCATTTATCAGCTAGGTGAGTTTTACCAGGACCCCACCATGAAAGCCAATTGTATTGCTAAAAAATCACAATGAGAGATAATACCATCATATTGTAGGATTGTCCAAGAGGCTGCTCACTTAAGGATGGTGGAGAGCTCATGTATATGTTTCTAAGAGAATTTTGTGATCCCTTTACCCTTTTGTGAATGGGATACATACAGGAAACTCACTTGGCTTGGGCCAAAGACCAATGGCATCAAATCCCTTTATTTTGGGAGAACTTATGGGAGTGGGAAGACTGGGCTCTTCCTGTAGCCGTGGGAAAGGCAATTACCCCTTGGTTGATTCTACGCGCCACATATCTCATTAGTGGAATCAATAGAAAACATGGTTTTAGTTAGGGCGGCTAGGCCCAGGCCAAACACAATGAGTAATGTAGGCGCCCTGAATGCACATTTGGCTCAAAAGACTTATGGTGCACTCTTGGTCGCTCGCCCCATACTAGTtaaacaagaaatgggggtttgagTTGTTTTCACAGTAATCAAACACTTTTGCAACACCATTCACACGAAAATAAATGCTAACAACACAAGaaatttatcctggttcgcttgaaaatcaaagttactccagtccacccgaccaaggtgatttcaccttcaataaggacttaatccaataatctcaaTAGATTACAGAATCGTCTAAGAGTTCaacaatctcttagccctctcaagtctatAGACTTAAACAAGTCACTTAAGGAATATCAACAAATTTAGAGAAGTACATGTGTTTccttagtgcttctaggtaagcaatATAAACACAATTAAGAACATGAATCAATGATCACActatgagcaacaactcttgtgtgATTACTGAATTTTACAATGAAAGTATGTTGAGTATATAGATCGAAGTGTGTTGTCAAATTCTTGTGTATTCTTGGTAATCagcatgatgatgatgaggcttTTATATAGTGCTTTGAGATGGTACCGTTGTAGGGAAATTAATGGGGATTTCTTGTCCATTATGAGACTTAATGACATTAactttcttgtcctttccatagcagtcttgAAGCATAATCCATAATTTCCTTACTGAGATTTGTACCATACTTAGAATACTTCTTAATTAAGTTTCTAATTTTGATGAGTCAGATGAGCGTGAATCCGATGATTTGTTAAACATAAATTAGAGTGAGTGGAGTCAGAGTCTTTGGGAAGAAGCTTGTAGTCTTCATATATTCTCTTAACCGGTCTTCGGATACTTGTTTGTTGAATAAACTTCAGTTAGAGTATCTTTTGATGTTGTCTTGCAGAGTCATCAGATGTAGAGTCTTCAGACATCAGATATGAACTTCAATGTCATATTCTGTATGTGATTCTTCAGAAGTGTTTTTGTTCAGAGCCATATATGATTTCTTCATTCTTGGATCAACTTTTCTAGACTGCGTTAGATGCCATATATTATTTTCCTCTAATTCATTTTTCCTTAGAaacctgcacacttagagaaaatcattagggtaccaaattgtttcattctttgttatcataaaaacttagagatatattgcaaaaccaaaatcttgttctaacaatctcccccttttttatgatgacaaaacttAGACTTTTGATGAAACAACAATACTTCACAAGGATACAAATTTAAATGAATCAAAGTTAGATATAGTATGACTCCCATTGAGATTGGAaatctccccctaagtctgatGCTTAGcattttttaaatatatttgTATCAGAGAAGGGTTTGTGGGGTAGAGAGTTCCTTACAGAGCTTCTTAGGTTGCTTGACTTGTTTCTTAGATACTGATTCAGTTTTCCTTGTTCAGATATATCCTGTAAAACACTTAGACTGTGCAATTgatatttaatatttaaaatgtAAGCAGTGCATTCTGAGAGTTAGATATATTATTTCATCAGAAAGGcttgtcgcatctcgaaaaatacgattcctcgcgatggtcgcggaaaaaattaatgttcgaacagagtcgccaccgaactttatttatcccaatgaaggaataggaaaatatcgataaaacctttaggaaatggaacaatggtcgtcgcaaccatattcgggttcgggagtggattacgttaggggaaggtattagcacccctaacgtccgttgtactcaacgagaaccttttagttctaatttgcgtttcgagtgttaatttatgtttgttcGTTATCTCCGGGTTATAAATATATTGAGAttagaaatggatgagaacctcagaaagggaaaaggggaggttttttattagtgtgctcgcgaagatacaacaatctcctgcctacgtatccttaaataaggaaatcagagcattcgtagttcgggtAACTACGGTTGCTTGGTGTCTTTTACcgaacaactgtttagatcgcgttctaaaggctaaacgctggcttgtctattctcggcggaggcttaagcactagtttgttgtgcgcattagaaaggattaaacaatgttctttctgaaaagagttttgatcacacgagggtgacaagttggattaatatgttggatattttgtttgattggttatgatgtttttggttggatgacgattactcggatagtcgagtaagacaactcgtatcctaacagtcgggaaagggaataaaagactctagaccgctttcttttccatccttaattataggaaagatttgataataattaaggtgttttggACGGATGACGGATACTtggataatcgagtaagacaactcgtatcctaataatcggaaaaggaatagaagactctagaccgctttctgtttcatccGAGTGgttatgaaaataaggttgtgtatggttgatgtatttcagaatgaacgacaagtacttgaatgactgagtaagacaactcatctccaagcatttgagaagaggaattgaaaactcaagaccatctcccttttcatacaatttgttatgaaaatgatttgattaagttatgagttggtggaaaaatgacaattgtttgactgaccgagtaagagaactcgtattcaaacaatggaggagagaagttgaagactcaaagtcgTCCCCCTTTTCATTCAGCTTATTATGAAAGTGATTTGACtaagttgtatgtttgtggaaaaatgacaattgttcgactgaccgagtaagagaactcgtattcaaacaattgaggagcgaagttgaaaactcaaagtcaactcttttttcatttagcttattgtGAAAATATTTCAATTTAATCGGAGCTTGGAAGTTGGTAtaggaacgacaattatttgactaaccaagtaagagaacttgtattcaaatagtcgaggagaaaaattgaagactcaaagttatctccctttcgatttcttgttataaaaggatttgatttgtttgtacttaaatgatttagaaatgacgaccatttgactaaccgagtaagagaactcatattcaaataatcgaggagaggaattgaaaactcaaagccatctcccttttcattttcaaatgaaatggtatttgattgtgattaagtattttaatttgactttcgatgtcggatcgaggttttaaaaattgcattcttgtgaatgaattgaatttatttagtgaataatccatttaatcgattaattaaaatcgaataggtctcattgtaagaaagcccaagagtaaaccatgtgaggttgatggcgatgcgttttcaagcgatcgacttacaaaggcatttaaaatgggctcgactttgaatcgagaagttctatttgttttaaaaattggtttgaattgatggcatgagaattataatctttttgtattttttaagtcTTTATCATTTTTAGGTTCATTTTAAGATGGGATGAAGAATGTACAATGATATAGCAAAAAACAAAGTAAagtaaatataaaaaaataaatgtTAGAAGCGGAATTTAAAAGAATTAGATGTTAATtgcggaaattaaaaaattagAGTTAATCGTTAAATGTTAGGTGTTAATTGAAATCAACATGAAATAACAAGAGAATTGCAATAAAATACTAAATCTAAAACAAATAACTAAAGTTTAAACAATTAACAAAagtatcattaaattaaaactcaaaacaatattaaactatcaaaaatctcaattctaaactattatccaaaatattaattttaaaatattaacaaagattaaattctaaaatcattctaaattaaattaaaatttctaaaacaattctaaatcaccttataattttaattaatctacaatcatttctaaaaaagagatctaattaaattctaaaatattaacaaagattaaaatctaaaatcattttaaatcaaattaaaaattctaaaataattctaaatcaacttataattctaattaatctacaattatttctaaaaaaaatctaattaaattctaaaatattaacaaagattaaaatctaaaatcattctaaatcaaattaaaaattctaaaataattctaaatcaacttataattctaattaatctataattatttctaaaaaaaagatctaattaaattctaaaatattttcaaagattaaaatctaagatcattctaaattaaattaaaaattctaaaataattctaaaaCAACTTATAATTCTAATGAATCTATAATTATTTCTAAGAAAAAagatctaattaaattctaaaatattttcaaagataaaactctaaaatcattctaaattatattaaaaaatctaaaataattctaaatcaccttataattctaattaatctacaattatttctaaaaaaaaagatctaattaaatcctaaaatattaacaaagattaaaatctaaaatcattctaaatcaaattaaaaattcTAAAGTAATTCTAATTCaacttataattctaattaatctacaattatttctaaaaaaaagatctaattaaattctaaaataataacaaagattaaaatctaaaatcattctaaatcaaattaaaaattctaaaataattataaatcaacttataattctaattaatctacaattatttctaaacTAAATTTAATATTTCTAATATTTCTAAATCCAActcttcaaaaaaattataaCCTAAATCTAAAAATTCTAATGAACCTAAATTTCTAATTATTTCTAATATTTCTAATACTATTTCTAATCCTAAATTATTTCTAATTAATCCTAATCATAATTAATTTAATCTAATTAATACCTAATCATCTAATTAAGCTAAGTAACCTATATTAACTAAACTTAATCAAGAAAATTTTACCCtatacccctacaattgtacccatacccctacatttaaatttttttgaccaaaataccctcatataaatagggtatattttccGTTTCAAaatttttttaccattttcgttGAAGACTTCCGGAGAAGAAATTTTTTTGGCGTTTTTGcattgtataccggaacacttaagagtaagtcttccggtttgaaaagtgtataccggaacacttctctaAAGTGTTCCGGTTTGTTGTTTTTATGGACACTGAACCGGAAGTCTTctagaaagtcttccggtttgtatacttgtataccggaacactttcctcaagacttccggtttggatgatgtataccggaactcttctttgaagtgttccggtacgtaattttttttttttttttttttaattttaattattttttttaacattatTTTTGCAATGGTTCGAAGAAGAGGTGCAGATGGCCGGATTCCAGTCCGCACGTTAGACCGGggtgcatcttcatctgcagctgcagctgagccgactggatatccaggagggccgtacgatacatctcttttggtgaagtacgagcatcatgttgctcgacatatatggtttggtgaggtaagtaaacggactatatttgaaaatgaataatagttgaatattttataatttattttctaaaatgtgttttaattgtttttaggaaagaggaccaaagaaagagttgaaggttgccggacatggactgaagttgaattctagggttccattggctcttccaccacagatggagagttgggtatctagatccggtttagcttcactgcagagaacgagtctgaacaagataaacacaaatcttgtctctgcatttgtggaaagatggcatctagagacatcttcatttcacatgccgtttggtgaaatgagcattactttagaTGATGTCGCATGTCTACTTCACTTGCCCATTAGGGGTATCTTTtgga is a window of Lathyrus oleraceus cultivar Zhongwan6 chromosome 6, CAAS_Psat_ZW6_1.0, whole genome shotgun sequence DNA encoding:
- the LOC127096060 gene encoding uncharacterized protein LOC127096060 — translated: MKLEDQVDVEVERRLKTMNIGTQQVAQVQPVQAVNCEIFGGPRFFIQCVATAQQIEEIKFLKQNNPYSNTYNPSRKNHPNFSWKDQQGNVQKQDGPDNTITHNQAQGTLPSATIQNSRHHENVNVVTTRSQKFAKDEEDKATKYDHYIEVDLEVRENKKEEEEVIPPVKPIEEKKSNIPFFEALEQIPVYTKFMKEVIVKKRPIGDGSTTLNEKGSEISPGRRIPNNQKDPGDVTVPCTIKDITFKKVVIDSGASVSLMPLSIYQRLGIGNISDTRTNLKFADHSIKNAYGITEDVLVTIEEFSFLVDFVIIDIPEDEETPIILGRSFLRASRCNFDIDHGTLTLKVYDDEITLNVIENMKLEVEKEYHYQVQTNLQVRSDAETKENRDKSEKFSHAPVGLLRPPVAPTTGRSRDVRNKSQNP